A section of the Mesorhizobium loti genome encodes:
- a CDS encoding ABC transporter ATP-binding protein, giving the protein MTPLLSVRDLRVGFGRNPQANEVVRGVSFDLADGETLAIVGESGSGKSVTALSINRLIDFGGGRIIGGSMKLKRTDGSLFDLMAATEPQLTGIRGAEIGMIFQEPMTSLNPVLTIGTQIEESFRLHRGLTGRQATAAAKDALDRVRIPDAARRLKYTPNQLSGGMLQRVMIAIALACNPRLLIADEPTTALDVTVQAQIMALLAELKRETGMSVIFITHDIGLVAGIADKVMVMQNGQAVEQGELNQILDHPRHPYTQHLLQDVPHFANGSATRADGQRAGDAHAEPALKVDGLVVRFPLKSNFFSRATGAVHAVDGVDFDLMPGETLAIVGESGSGKSTTAKAVLGLVRATRGSFSVGTRAASAERGTKPVQMVFQNPYASLNPRLTIESILAEPVIATSGRVNAETLARMANLLERVGLPRNSLGRYPHEFSGGQRQRLCIARALMLNPSVVVLDEAVSALDVSVQAKVLELLVDLQREFGLAYLFISHDMAVVERIAHRIAVIYAGQIVEIGDAASVLSKPKHSYTKKLISAVPTIERRREHFELDTRQVPSLVRPRGFEPTPARWVQFGGDHRARVEA; this is encoded by the coding sequence ATGACGCCGCTGCTGTCCGTCCGCGATCTGCGCGTCGGCTTCGGCCGCAATCCTCAAGCCAATGAAGTGGTGCGCGGCGTCAGCTTCGACCTCGCCGACGGCGAAACACTGGCCATTGTCGGCGAAAGCGGCTCCGGCAAATCCGTCACAGCGCTGTCGATCAACCGGCTGATCGATTTCGGCGGCGGCCGCATCATTGGCGGCTCGATGAAACTGAAGCGTACCGACGGCAGCCTCTTCGACCTGATGGCCGCCACCGAACCGCAACTGACCGGCATTCGCGGCGCCGAGATCGGCATGATCTTCCAGGAGCCGATGACATCGCTCAACCCGGTTCTGACCATCGGTACGCAGATCGAGGAATCGTTTCGCCTGCACCGCGGGCTGACCGGCAGGCAGGCCACGGCCGCGGCCAAGGATGCGCTCGACCGCGTGCGCATTCCCGACGCAGCGCGGCGGCTGAAATACACGCCCAACCAGTTGTCCGGCGGCATGCTGCAAAGGGTGATGATCGCCATCGCGCTGGCCTGCAATCCACGCCTGCTGATCGCCGACGAGCCGACCACGGCGCTCGACGTCACCGTGCAGGCGCAGATCATGGCCCTGCTGGCCGAACTGAAGCGCGAGACAGGCATGTCTGTCATCTTCATCACCCATGATATCGGCCTCGTTGCCGGCATCGCCGACAAGGTGATGGTGATGCAGAACGGGCAGGCCGTGGAGCAAGGCGAGCTAAACCAGATCCTCGATCACCCGCGGCATCCCTACACGCAGCATCTGCTGCAGGACGTGCCGCATTTCGCCAACGGAAGCGCTACGCGCGCGGACGGACAGCGCGCCGGGGACGCACATGCAGAACCGGCCTTGAAGGTCGACGGACTGGTCGTGAGGTTCCCCCTCAAGAGTAATTTCTTCAGCCGCGCCACCGGCGCCGTGCACGCCGTCGATGGCGTCGATTTCGACCTGATGCCGGGCGAGACCTTGGCCATCGTCGGTGAGAGCGGTTCTGGCAAATCGACAACCGCGAAGGCGGTTCTCGGCCTGGTGCGCGCGACACGCGGCAGCTTCTCGGTCGGCACCCGAGCGGCTTCCGCCGAGCGCGGCACCAAGCCCGTGCAGATGGTGTTCCAGAACCCCTATGCCTCACTTAACCCGAGGCTGACGATCGAGAGCATCCTGGCCGAACCGGTGATCGCCACCAGCGGCCGGGTGAATGCGGAAACGCTGGCGAGGATGGCGAACCTTCTGGAACGCGTCGGCCTGCCCAGGAACAGCCTAGGGCGCTACCCGCATGAATTCTCCGGCGGCCAGCGGCAGAGGCTTTGCATTGCCCGCGCGCTGATGCTCAATCCGTCGGTCGTCGTTCTCGATGAAGCAGTGTCGGCGCTGGACGTCTCGGTGCAAGCCAAGGTGCTGGAGCTGCTGGTCGACCTGCAGCGCGAGTTCGGGCTGGCTTATCTCTTCATCTCGCACGACATGGCTGTCGTCGAGCGGATCGCTCATCGCATCGCCGTCATCTATGCCGGCCAGATCGTCGAGATCGGCGACGCGGCCTCGGTGCTGTCAAAGCCGAAGCATTCCTATACGAAGAAGCTGATATCAGCCGTTCCAACCATCGAGCGGCGGCGTGAGCATTTCGAACTAGACACACGCCAAGTGCCTTCGCTTGTGCGTCCTCGGGGATTTGAACCCACGCCGGCGCGGTGGGTGCAGTTTGGCGGGGATCATCGAGCAAGGGTTGAGGCGTGA
- a CDS encoding serine hydrolase domain-containing protein, with the protein MTSVPSSDLQQLFDRAFAPLAAAVSAKRIPGGVLGIVDSNGHRIARAIGSAQLVPRQRSMQVETWFDLASLTKVIFTTPRILALAEDGVIDLDAPLISVLPDLRQYDAGAWERQVTFRQCLGHQTPFPAVEPIYTYGRDPDLLRAFILQREWRARDPVYSDINFILLGFALERLSGNTIRDLDPGPGFAWSTEPDVAAATEDCTWRHRVLSGEVHDDNCSALQGAGHAGLFGTAASVLDFAQELLTGASKNSIALMRTPLSATRTHGWERPYEGWSGGSLCSPGTIGHTGFTGTGLWVDFDRGKAWTLLTNRIHPTRHFDSGIASLRQTVGDLVNGL; encoded by the coding sequence GTGACTTCAGTTCCCTCCAGCGATCTTCAACAGCTCTTCGACCGGGCGTTTGCGCCACTAGCAGCAGCTGTATCCGCCAAGCGTATTCCCGGCGGCGTGCTCGGCATTGTCGACAGCAATGGCCACCGCATCGCCAGGGCGATCGGCTCGGCGCAGTTGGTGCCGAGGCAGCGCTCCATGCAGGTCGAAACCTGGTTCGACCTTGCATCGCTGACCAAGGTCATCTTCACCACGCCGCGCATCCTGGCGCTGGCGGAGGACGGCGTCATCGATCTCGACGCGCCGCTGATCTCGGTTCTGCCTGACCTTCGCCAGTATGACGCAGGGGCCTGGGAGCGGCAGGTGACGTTTCGCCAATGCCTCGGCCACCAGACCCCGTTCCCCGCCGTCGAGCCGATCTATACTTACGGGCGTGACCCCGACCTGCTGCGCGCCTTCATCCTGCAGCGCGAATGGCGCGCCCGTGACCCCGTCTATTCCGACATCAATTTCATCCTGCTCGGCTTTGCGCTGGAACGGCTTTCGGGCAACACCATCCGCGACCTGGATCCTGGCCCCGGCTTTGCATGGTCAACGGAGCCGGATGTCGCCGCGGCGACCGAGGACTGCACCTGGCGTCATCGCGTGCTGTCCGGCGAAGTCCATGACGACAATTGCTCGGCCCTGCAGGGCGCAGGTCATGCCGGCCTGTTCGGAACGGCCGCTTCGGTGCTGGATTTCGCGCAGGAGCTGCTGACCGGCGCTTCCAAGAATTCGATCGCGCTGATGCGCACGCCCTTGTCCGCCACTCGTACTCATGGCTGGGAGCGCCCGTACGAGGGCTGGTCCGGCGGGTCCTTGTGCAGCCCGGGAACGATCGGCCATACCGGCTTCACGGGCACCGGACTGTGGGTCGATTTCGACAGAGGCAAGGCCTGGACCTTGCTCACCAACCGGATCCATCCGACACGTCATTTCGACAGCGGAATCGCTTCGCTGCGGCAGACGGTCGGCGATCTCGTCAATGGACTCTAG
- a CDS encoding anhydro-N-acetylmuramic acid kinase — protein sequence MEPIWAVGLMTGTVLDGNIDVALIKTDGERIDDFGTYRLMPYPQSIRSLLEETLTAARAWNFVGPEPAIFRKAEEALTRAQSAAVKELVEGYGMTMADIGVVGFHGQTVLHRAPQVGRLGQTRQLGDGELMHAILGTKVAYDFRSADMRAGGQGAPLAAAYHTALMRSAGASGEVAVLNLGGVANITWWDGADNVVAFDTGPANAPLNDFIKSRGLGEMDRDGALGRAGTVDEARLAKLLQHPYLSKPYPKSLDRFDFGAAMADGLNVEDGAALLTAFTAGAVGKALDLLPHRPKKLVVSGGGRHNPTMMAMLASRAGVEVVQAESLGWSGDAVEAECFAFLAVRVLRGLPISFPSTTGAPQPMRGGKLAG from the coding sequence ATGGAACCAATCTGGGCTGTCGGCCTGATGACCGGCACCGTGCTTGACGGCAATATCGACGTCGCGCTGATCAAGACCGACGGCGAGCGGATCGACGATTTCGGCACGTATCGGCTGATGCCCTATCCCCAATCGATCCGCTCGCTGCTGGAAGAGACGCTGACGGCCGCACGGGCCTGGAACTTCGTCGGGCCGGAACCGGCGATCTTCCGCAAGGCCGAGGAAGCGCTGACGCGTGCCCAGTCGGCAGCGGTGAAGGAATTGGTCGAAGGCTACGGCATGACGATGGCCGATATCGGCGTCGTCGGCTTCCACGGCCAGACCGTGCTGCATCGCGCGCCGCAGGTCGGACGGCTCGGCCAAACCCGGCAACTCGGCGACGGCGAGCTGATGCACGCCATCTTGGGCACCAAGGTGGCCTATGATTTCCGGTCGGCCGACATGCGCGCCGGCGGGCAAGGCGCCCCCCTGGCCGCGGCCTATCACACCGCGCTGATGCGCAGCGCTGGCGCCAGCGGCGAGGTCGCCGTGCTTAACCTCGGCGGCGTCGCCAACATCACCTGGTGGGACGGCGCCGACAATGTCGTCGCCTTCGACACCGGCCCCGCCAACGCACCGCTCAACGATTTCATCAAGTCGAGGGGGCTAGGCGAAATGGACCGCGACGGCGCGCTTGGCCGGGCGGGAACGGTCGACGAGGCAAGGCTCGCCAAGCTGTTGCAGCATCCTTATCTCAGCAAGCCCTATCCCAAATCGCTGGACCGTTTCGACTTCGGCGCCGCCATGGCCGATGGCCTCAACGTCGAGGATGGTGCGGCCCTGCTCACCGCCTTCACCGCCGGCGCCGTCGGCAAGGCCCTCGACCTCTTGCCACACCGGCCGAAGAAGCTGGTGGTCAGCGGCGGCGGCCGCCACAATCCGACGATGATGGCCATGCTCGCCAGCCGCGCCGGTGTCGAGGTGGTGCAGGCCGAAAGCCTCGGCTGGAGCGGCGACGCGGTGGAGGCCGAGTGTTTCGCCTTCCTCGCGGTGCGCGTGCTGCGCGGCCTGCCGATCAGTTTTCCGAGCACCACGGGTGCGCCGCAGCCGATGCGCGGCGGAAAGCTTGCCGGTTAA
- a CDS encoding GNAT family N-acetyltransferase: MKTNLETTANPLPEELAFLGERLTVFNDGDVGASERKPLAVFVRDEDGAIVAGISGYTAWGWLYVQWLWVDERLRGQHMAGKMLDAAEQEAVARGCHGALIDTFNPNADKVYRRQGYQPFGTLADFPVGRSRIFLQKKLV, encoded by the coding sequence ATGAAGACGAACCTAGAAACAACGGCAAACCCCTTGCCGGAAGAACTGGCCTTTCTCGGCGAGCGCCTGACGGTGTTCAACGATGGCGATGTCGGCGCGTCCGAAAGGAAACCGCTGGCTGTGTTCGTGCGTGACGAGGATGGCGCGATTGTCGCCGGCATCTCGGGCTACACGGCCTGGGGCTGGCTTTACGTGCAATGGCTGTGGGTCGACGAGAGGCTGCGCGGCCAGCACATGGCCGGCAAGATGCTGGACGCGGCCGAACAGGAAGCCGTGGCGCGCGGTTGCCACGGCGCGTTGATCGACACCTTCAACCCGAACGCCGACAAGGTCTACCGGCGCCAGGGCTATCAGCCCTTCGGAACGCTGGCCGATTTTCCGGTCGGGCGCAGCCGCATCTTCCTGCAGAAGAAACTGGTTTAA
- a CDS encoding sigma-54-dependent transcriptional regulator gives MNEGPGLVALVEDDADLLHATTQLLELAGFTVVARDAAEAALAVVDRDFDGVVVSDIRMPGMNGLQLFDRIKAIDPDIPVILVTGHGDVDLAVAALKDGVYDFIPKPYAGDRLVEALKRASEKRRLVMENRRLREAAAQAADGLPLIGEAPSIRRLRETLRQIADMDVDVLVEGETGTGKEVVADLLHRWGRRRAKPFVALNCGALPETVIESELFGHEAGAFTGAQRRRIGRVEHSSGGTLFLDEIESMPPALQVKLLRVLETRSLTPLGSNETRRLDLRVVAATKVDLGRPDQRGDFREDLYFRLNVVTLRVPPLRERRGDIPMLFGHFLGKAAERFGRPVAKVNAAVSDHLQSHDWPGNVRELAHFADRVALGLGPDDEAEAPARLPEPSAALPERVGQYEAQLIRDALRDHGGDVRGAIDALGVPRKTFYDKLKRYGIAASEFRNGGDPHPVREPT, from the coding sequence ATGAACGAGGGACCAGGGCTGGTGGCGCTCGTCGAAGACGATGCCGACCTGTTGCACGCCACCACGCAATTGCTCGAACTCGCCGGCTTCACGGTGGTCGCGCGCGACGCCGCGGAGGCAGCGCTTGCTGTCGTCGACAGGGACTTCGATGGCGTCGTCGTCAGCGATATCCGCATGCCGGGCATGAACGGGCTGCAGCTGTTCGATCGCATCAAGGCGATCGACCCTGATATACCCGTGATCCTGGTCACCGGGCATGGCGATGTCGACCTTGCCGTCGCCGCGCTCAAGGACGGCGTCTATGATTTCATCCCGAAGCCCTATGCCGGCGATCGGCTCGTCGAGGCGCTGAAACGGGCGAGCGAGAAGCGGCGGCTGGTGATGGAGAACCGGCGCCTGCGTGAAGCCGCGGCACAGGCTGCCGACGGCCTGCCGCTGATCGGCGAAGCGCCCTCGATCCGCCGCCTGCGCGAAACCTTGCGCCAGATCGCCGACATGGATGTCGATGTGCTGGTGGAAGGCGAGACCGGGACCGGCAAGGAAGTGGTGGCCGACCTCCTGCACCGGTGGGGCCGGCGCCGGGCAAAGCCCTTCGTGGCGTTGAACTGCGGTGCTCTGCCCGAGACCGTCATCGAAAGCGAGCTGTTCGGCCACGAGGCCGGAGCGTTCACCGGCGCGCAGCGGCGGCGGATCGGCCGCGTCGAGCATTCCAGCGGCGGCACGCTGTTCCTCGACGAGATCGAATCCATGCCGCCGGCTCTCCAGGTCAAGCTGCTGCGGGTGCTGGAGACACGCAGCTTGACCCCGCTTGGCTCGAACGAGACCCGGCGTCTCGATCTCAGGGTCGTCGCGGCGACCAAGGTCGATCTCGGCCGGCCCGACCAGCGCGGCGACTTCCGCGAGGACCTCTATTTTCGCCTCAACGTGGTGACGCTGCGCGTTCCGCCGCTGCGTGAGCGGCGCGGCGATATCCCCATGCTGTTCGGGCATTTCCTCGGCAAGGCGGCGGAGCGCTTCGGTCGGCCGGTCGCAAAGGTGAACGCCGCGGTAAGCGATCATCTCCAGTCGCATGACTGGCCGGGTAATGTGCGCGAGCTCGCCCATTTTGCCGACCGCGTGGCGCTCGGTCTCGGCCCGGACGACGAAGCTGAGGCGCCCGCGCGGCTTCCGGAACCCTCGGCGGCGTTGCCGGAGCGGGTCGGGCAATATGAGGCACAGCTCATCCGCGATGCGCTGCGCGACCATGGTGGCGATGTGCGCGGGGCCATCGACGCGCTCGGCGTGCCGCGCAAGACATTCTACGACAAGCTCAAGCGCTACGGCATCGCCGCATCCGAATTCCGCAATGGCGGAGATCCGCACCCTGTTCGAGAGCCGACATAG